Proteins from a genomic interval of Novipirellula aureliae:
- a CDS encoding peroxiredoxin translates to MSVLVQQQAPEFTAQAVMPDGQFKEVSLSDYRGKYVMLFFWPLDFTFVCPTEIIAFSDRAADFEKLGVQILGVSVDSHYTHFAWTNTPRTEGGIGKTDYPLIADLNKQIARDYDVLLDAGIALRGLFLIDKDGVVRHQVVNDLPLGRNVEEALRVIKALQHFEQHGEVCPANWQEGDRTIKPGVAESKEFFSAEYKA, encoded by the coding sequence ATGAGTGTACTTGTTCAACAACAGGCTCCTGAATTCACGGCCCAAGCGGTCATGCCCGACGGTCAATTCAAAGAGGTCTCTTTGTCAGATTATCGTGGCAAATATGTCATGCTTTTCTTCTGGCCACTCGACTTTACTTTCGTTTGCCCAACCGAAATTATCGCGTTCAGTGATCGTGCGGCCGACTTCGAAAAACTGGGCGTGCAAATCCTTGGCGTTTCGGTCGACAGTCACTACACCCATTTTGCTTGGACCAATACTCCTAGAACCGAAGGCGGGATCGGAAAGACCGACTATCCACTGATTGCGGATTTGAACAAACAAATCGCTCGCGACTACGATGTGCTACTCGATGCGGGTATCGCACTTCGTGGATTGTTCCTGATTGATAAAGACGGTGTGGTACGTCACCAAGTCGTCAACGATTTGCCGCTAGGTCGGAACGTGGAAGAGGCGTTGCGGGTTATCAAGGCACTCCAGCATTTTGAGCAGCATGGAGAGGTTTGCCCAGCGAATTGGCAAGAAGGCGATCGGACGATCAAGCCAGGCGTCGCTGAAAGCAAAGAGTTTTTTAGTGCCGAGTACAAGGCCTAA
- a CDS encoding DUF1598 domain-containing protein codes for MKRWISPPRLVVALILVQVPALCSYSAAQSTGPMQSTGPMQSTTPSSDIDGGKGGNSFADFSSLMELIQTTVDPTMWEELGGTSTMAPYPQGVLVDPSKTLAASSVSEVRSGKMVPSNSAELVNRQPTRLMPKPVTKDDESAWLQPSSLRLVSLKRLCDLRAAYQLRGETPPESFACLAGLSDVHFVCLCVEDDILLAGSVGGVVRDGNWFRDARSGRSTMRLDFLQACFASVANQSPFGCTIDPETDGIKAAMVIAQKINDGSIAQEASEKALREALAMQRVEVFGIPAETMTGYLMVKADRHMKELALGKHPLPRNAEDYFDAIEHRLSQGIPDNLLLRLWFTAAERSLRFDPGQTVFHLSGTSIRLSAENERAQASGQRGFVTVDPASGDFVENFNQHWDAISSGYPFYSALESLFQSASIAEVARRFAIREPQRLLRQRLGKLPLDPWELAVPEQVESITASRRIRDGNRVHRIMIASGGVLVDPRKTLAKTASSGALQSASRFQMQLPPPEHQWWWDLPVE; via the coding sequence ATGAAACGATGGATCAGTCCACCTCGACTTGTCGTAGCTTTGATACTGGTTCAGGTCCCGGCCCTTTGCTCTTACTCCGCTGCACAGTCGACGGGGCCCATGCAGTCGACGGGGCCCATGCAGAGCACCACACCAAGCAGCGATATCGATGGCGGGAAGGGGGGAAATTCGTTTGCCGATTTTAGCTCGTTGATGGAATTGATCCAGACCACGGTGGACCCAACGATGTGGGAGGAACTCGGCGGCACCAGCACGATGGCACCGTATCCTCAAGGGGTTCTGGTAGACCCTAGCAAAACGCTGGCAGCGAGTTCGGTCAGTGAAGTGCGCTCGGGCAAGATGGTTCCTAGCAATTCAGCCGAGTTAGTGAATCGTCAACCAACCCGGCTGATGCCGAAGCCGGTAACAAAGGACGACGAATCGGCATGGCTTCAACCGTCGTCCCTTCGTCTTGTATCGCTCAAGCGACTGTGCGACCTACGTGCAGCCTACCAATTGCGGGGTGAAACACCGCCTGAATCGTTCGCTTGTCTGGCCGGATTGTCGGACGTCCACTTTGTGTGTCTTTGTGTCGAAGACGATATCCTACTGGCGGGGTCGGTGGGCGGTGTTGTTCGTGATGGAAATTGGTTTCGAGACGCCCGGTCTGGCCGCAGTACGATGCGGCTCGATTTCTTACAGGCCTGCTTTGCATCGGTCGCCAACCAGTCGCCGTTCGGCTGTACCATCGATCCAGAAACCGATGGAATCAAAGCTGCAATGGTGATCGCCCAGAAGATCAACGATGGATCAATCGCCCAAGAGGCATCTGAGAAAGCACTTCGCGAGGCACTGGCGATGCAGCGGGTGGAAGTGTTTGGGATTCCAGCGGAAACGATGACTGGCTACTTGATGGTCAAAGCTGATCGACACATGAAAGAGTTGGCACTCGGAAAACACCCGCTGCCGAGAAACGCCGAGGATTATTTTGACGCGATCGAACACCGCCTCTCACAAGGCATTCCCGACAACCTACTGCTTCGATTGTGGTTCACGGCTGCGGAACGATCCTTGCGGTTTGATCCAGGCCAGACGGTCTTTCATCTATCGGGAACTTCGATTCGCTTGAGTGCGGAAAACGAACGCGCACAGGCCTCGGGTCAGAGAGGATTCGTGACGGTCGATCCAGCAAGCGGCGACTTCGTCGAGAATTTCAATCAGCATTGGGATGCAATCTCGAGCGGCTATCCTTTTTACAGTGCCCTTGAATCGTTATTCCAGTCGGCGTCGATCGCCGAGGTGGCTAGGCGATTCGCGATTCGCGAGCCTCAGCGTCTGCTGAGACAACGGCTCGGGAAGCTTCCATTGGACCCCTGGGAACTGGCGGTTCCCGAACAAGTCGAATCGATCACGGCCTCGCGGCGGATACGTGACGGGAATCGGGTACACCGAATCATGATTGCGAGTGGTGGTGTGCTGGTCGATCCACGTAAAACCCTAGCCAAAACGGCAAGTTCGGGGGCTCTACAAAGTGCCTCTCGTTTTCAAATGCAACTGCCACCCCCAGAGCATCAATGGTGGTGGGATCTTCCAGTGGAATAA
- a CDS encoding ABC transporter ATP-binding protein: protein MSRDCIEVRRLHRFFGKTKAVNDISFSVSRGHVFGYIGPNGAGKTTSMRILATLDLPSYGDAFVDGFSVVNDPELVRRRLGFMPDSFGTYRDVNCSEYLDFFARAYGLVGRERNQRLKWVLDFTGTKGMAEKPVRGLSKGMKQRLCLGRALIHDPAVMILDEPAAGLDPRARIDLRKMIRELADRGKTILISSHILTELAEMCDTVGIIEQGHLLATGSVEQIQRERAKHRELVVRLLDRAEEAAADLTARDAIGGLHRDGCRLRFEFEGDDVAQTELVAWMVGKGYRVAEVISHKKSLEDVFMQVTEGLVQ, encoded by the coding sequence ATGAGTCGTGATTGCATCGAAGTCCGCCGATTGCACCGTTTTTTTGGAAAGACAAAAGCGGTTAATGACATTTCGTTCTCCGTCTCGCGAGGTCATGTCTTCGGCTACATCGGACCAAACGGAGCAGGAAAAACAACGTCCATGCGGATTCTGGCAACGCTTGATCTCCCCAGCTACGGGGATGCTTTTGTTGACGGTTTTTCGGTCGTCAACGATCCTGAATTGGTTCGCCGGCGACTCGGTTTCATGCCGGATTCGTTTGGGACCTACCGCGATGTCAACTGCTCGGAATATCTCGATTTCTTTGCGCGGGCATACGGTCTGGTAGGCCGCGAAAGAAATCAACGTCTGAAGTGGGTCTTGGATTTCACGGGCACCAAGGGGATGGCTGAGAAGCCGGTTCGAGGGCTCAGTAAAGGAATGAAACAAAGACTTTGCTTGGGGCGAGCTTTGATTCACGATCCAGCCGTCATGATTTTGGACGAGCCGGCTGCGGGTCTAGATCCACGTGCCCGGATCGACCTGCGAAAAATGATTCGCGAGTTAGCCGATCGAGGGAAAACCATTTTGATAAGTAGCCACATTTTGACCGAGCTGGCCGAAATGTGCGATACGGTTGGCATTATCGAACAAGGGCACTTGTTGGCGACCGGTAGCGTGGAGCAAATCCAACGCGAACGAGCCAAGCATCGTGAATTGGTCGTTCGTCTACTTGATCGTGCTGAAGAAGCAGCGGCCGATCTGACGGCTCGCGACGCGATCGGTGGACTTCATCGCGATGGCTGCCGTTTGCGGTTCGAATTCGAAGGTGACGACGTTGCTCAAACCGAATTGGTCGCCTGGATGGTAGGCAAAGGATACCGGGTGGCCGAGGTTATCTCGCACAAAAAGAGTCTGGAAGACGTCTTCATGCAAGTCACGGAGGGATTGGTTCAATGA
- a CDS encoding DUF6690 family protein: MSMFSKARNTAIVATLVGGPYVASETDLGRGVLETIKQPFASVQSEDGLGVSLTSASGNEYANHSHYEVEQLRRKSADKYRYDHETARRLGAIPADAELEPQLVGSTVHDIREVLRFDITPEWVLQRFSRVSTVLADLRMEGLRVPIVTGTRADDLAGTLTYYFDPSGKVQRITIHGFTGDPARTAAIMTEFYGLTREPSLEAGVFTKRWNGEPVQFMRLTHAPVVYSDAVHQKYTVFVELNEPGLAFGISEEARRIVQSDRHSGRW, from the coding sequence ATGTCCATGTTCTCCAAAGCCCGAAATACCGCAATCGTCGCGACGTTGGTCGGTGGTCCGTACGTGGCTTCCGAGACCGACTTGGGACGTGGTGTACTCGAAACGATAAAACAACCGTTTGCGTCCGTACAATCCGAAGATGGGTTGGGCGTATCATTGACGTCGGCTTCTGGTAACGAATACGCCAATCATTCTCATTACGAGGTGGAGCAGCTGCGCCGCAAATCGGCTGACAAATACCGCTACGATCATGAAACCGCGCGGCGACTCGGTGCGATTCCCGCAGATGCCGAATTGGAACCTCAACTTGTTGGCAGCACGGTCCATGACATTCGAGAAGTCCTCCGTTTTGACATCACACCCGAGTGGGTCTTACAGCGATTCTCTCGCGTTAGTACCGTGCTTGCCGATTTGCGAATGGAAGGCCTACGCGTGCCGATTGTGACCGGCACACGTGCGGATGATTTAGCCGGGACATTGACCTATTACTTCGATCCATCGGGCAAGGTCCAACGGATTACGATCCACGGTTTCACCGGCGACCCGGCGCGGACTGCGGCCATCATGACCGAATTCTACGGATTGACGCGGGAACCGTCGCTCGAAGCCGGGGTGTTTACCAAACGTTGGAATGGAGAGCCGGTGCAATTCATGCGTTTGACTCATGCCCCAGTTGTCTACAGCGATGCGGTGCATCAAAAGTACACGGTTTTCGTTGAACTGAACGAACCTGGCTTGGCCTTTGGTATTAGTGAGGAAGCGAGACGCATTGTTCAATCGGATCGTCACAGCGGTCGCTGGTAA
- a CDS encoding dockerin type I domain-containing protein translates to MSIKIRRLAKLGISLGQPGRKLHFAATPESHRRTKRRRLLVEHLGDRRVLAAITGVVFDDVDHSFRQEPGEVALPNRLAYIDANENGSLDGGERVAFADEIGQFSFDGVADGVYQVRLFNGTQTQHQLFPIDVSGQSDAIEIAGGLAVFFDTDGQTIVQTESSVEILDFETSSAQSLSVGGTLANSQRLPDGRLLLVGDASDGPSAWIVDSGTATVAGVDLQTAVTQPSWANVAIDPNGIGVLIEAASEGETTTLRSIDASDPEIGIVVTDTLTTVPNGTVAMTASASSSSNDPLTGTRTVLAWAGESGIQLSLWSNTSKSMISDEPVEVSGTSKLLSFDDEHGLAVLRELDGGVTVVDTDGFAPLYSFDDLTGPVSLDAKRELLFSILPNESVLRITDLRSGDIVTDLAVDLSSIGGATAVATDGSPGTVTILGNEGVMEVALKRPDAHRVTVENNQDPLPVGFAMQIDDIANQAPLYESTPSLTTIEDVTLNAPGAALHGVVDDENDDLVVIQQGGALHGSITIDVDGGVIYTPDADYFGVDEVSVVIHDGINRTGPVVLNLLVTPVPDPPSDVVITLYPSSEALGLDGPVGLVEVIDVDGLRQPGEPGDHVIRIEEDPRFVIDNGVIIFVGGTMGDGLDFETEPRIPLRISVTDSETETEIIRDSVLTINDANDPMTEIIPHEISIDENVDGGTLGVIAELLVIDQDTEQFHTYTVDDDRFVVEDADLRIKPGVSFDYEASTVVTINVTATEFDTKETFTQPITIRINDVFEQPQTIELVGDTILELIPGEEVGTVTVDGTAPGQGVVLTVDDSRFEIDGQTLKLRDDESVEWAVQNEIELTIRAEDAVGTVLLTSAPYVISVIRNRSPFHNRDNPYDVNLVDGVTASDALMIINHLNDFGSGPIGHGDPRFGLDVNADGLITAVDALLVINEINRTSENTGTVGGEESSTDAEGEALAEAKQSDTLSEGEDLSPDARQYTETQDRAIVETTEKTEANHPSWSIDRASDEVQNPSQTTAGEDRDDFDPLDETLRLLTDAQ, encoded by the coding sequence ATGTCGATAAAAATCCGACGACTCGCGAAACTCGGCATTTCCCTAGGGCAACCTGGACGCAAACTGCATTTTGCTGCAACCCCAGAATCGCATCGTCGGACGAAACGGCGTCGGTTGCTAGTGGAGCATTTGGGGGATCGTCGTGTTCTAGCAGCGATCACGGGAGTCGTTTTTGACGACGTTGACCACTCGTTTCGGCAAGAACCGGGTGAGGTCGCATTGCCGAACCGATTGGCTTACATCGATGCAAACGAGAACGGTTCGCTTGATGGCGGCGAAAGAGTGGCCTTTGCTGATGAAATCGGCCAATTCTCATTTGATGGCGTTGCCGATGGGGTCTACCAAGTTCGGCTTTTCAACGGCACCCAGACCCAACATCAATTGTTCCCGATCGACGTGAGTGGGCAATCCGATGCAATTGAAATTGCTGGCGGACTTGCCGTCTTCTTCGATACCGATGGCCAAACCATCGTCCAAACAGAATCTTCGGTCGAGATACTCGATTTCGAGACATCGTCGGCACAATCTTTATCGGTTGGTGGCACGCTTGCGAATTCACAACGGTTGCCCGACGGGCGGTTGCTGTTGGTAGGAGACGCAAGCGATGGGCCGTCGGCTTGGATCGTTGATTCAGGTACGGCGACCGTTGCGGGGGTTGATTTGCAAACGGCTGTGACTCAGCCCTCCTGGGCCAATGTTGCGATCGATCCGAACGGGATCGGTGTGCTGATCGAAGCGGCGTCAGAGGGGGAAACGACGACACTTCGCTCGATCGATGCATCGGACCCCGAAATTGGGATTGTGGTGACCGATACGTTGACGACTGTACCAAACGGAACGGTCGCTATGACGGCATCGGCGTCGAGTTCCTCAAACGACCCATTGACCGGAACTCGGACCGTCTTGGCTTGGGCGGGAGAAAGTGGAATTCAATTATCGCTTTGGAGCAATACATCGAAGTCGATGATCTCGGACGAACCGGTTGAGGTGAGTGGAACGAGTAAATTGTTGAGTTTTGATGATGAGCACGGTTTGGCTGTTCTTCGCGAACTTGACGGCGGCGTGACGGTGGTCGATACGGATGGCTTCGCTCCGCTGTATTCGTTTGATGATTTGACGGGACCTGTCTCACTCGATGCGAAACGAGAATTGCTCTTTAGTATCCTGCCAAACGAAAGTGTTTTGCGGATTACCGATCTTCGCAGTGGTGATATTGTCACTGACTTAGCTGTCGATTTGTCCTCGATCGGTGGAGCAACGGCGGTTGCAACCGATGGTAGTCCAGGCACGGTCACCATCCTCGGTAACGAAGGGGTGATGGAAGTGGCCCTGAAACGTCCTGATGCTCATCGAGTTACCGTCGAGAACAATCAAGATCCGTTACCGGTTGGCTTTGCTATGCAGATCGATGACATTGCCAATCAAGCACCACTCTATGAATCAACGCCGTCGTTGACGACGATCGAAGACGTGACATTGAACGCTCCCGGTGCCGCTCTCCATGGCGTTGTCGATGATGAAAACGACGATCTGGTAGTGATTCAACAAGGTGGTGCATTACACGGTTCGATCACCATCGATGTCGACGGCGGTGTCATCTACACGCCTGATGCCGATTACTTTGGTGTCGATGAGGTATCGGTTGTTATTCATGATGGCATCAATCGGACCGGACCTGTCGTATTGAATCTTCTTGTGACCCCTGTCCCAGATCCGCCATCGGATGTCGTCATTACGCTTTATCCCTCCAGCGAAGCGTTGGGTTTAGACGGACCGGTTGGCCTCGTCGAGGTGATCGATGTTGATGGACTGCGCCAACCGGGCGAACCGGGGGACCATGTCATTCGAATTGAAGAGGATCCCCGCTTTGTCATCGACAATGGCGTGATTATCTTTGTCGGTGGTACAATGGGCGACGGTTTGGATTTTGAAACCGAGCCGAGAATACCGCTTCGAATCTCGGTGACCGACTCCGAAACAGAAACGGAGATCATTCGTGATTCCGTATTGACGATCAATGACGCCAACGACCCGATGACGGAAATCATTCCGCATGAAATATCCATTGACGAGAATGTCGATGGGGGAACACTCGGAGTGATCGCTGAACTTCTCGTGATCGATCAAGATACCGAACAATTTCATACATACACGGTCGATGATGATCGCTTTGTGGTCGAAGATGCTGACTTGAGAATTAAGCCGGGGGTTTCGTTCGATTACGAGGCGTCGACGGTCGTCACGATCAACGTTACGGCGACCGAGTTTGACACCAAGGAAACATTTACCCAGCCCATCACGATTCGAATCAACGACGTGTTCGAGCAACCGCAAACGATCGAATTAGTGGGCGACACGATCCTTGAACTAATCCCTGGTGAAGAAGTCGGAACGGTAACCGTCGATGGCACTGCACCAGGGCAAGGCGTGGTTCTAACGGTTGACGATTCTCGCTTTGAAATCGATGGGCAAACACTCAAGTTACGTGACGACGAATCGGTCGAGTGGGCGGTCCAAAATGAGATTGAATTGACCATTCGAGCCGAGGACGCCGTCGGGACTGTGCTTCTGACCTCCGCTCCCTACGTCATTTCCGTCATACGGAATCGCTCGCCGTTCCACAATCGTGACAACCCCTACGATGTCAATTTGGTTGATGGAGTAACCGCGTCCGACGCGTTAATGATCATCAACCACTTGAATGACTTCGGCTCGGGGCCGATCGGCCACGGTGACCCAAGGTTCGGTTTAGATGTCAACGCGGATGGTTTAATCACAGCGGTCGACGCGCTACTTGTGATCAACGAAATCAACCGAACCTCGGAAAATACGGGGACGGTTGGTGGAGAGGAATCGAGTACCGATGCCGAAGGCGAAGCGCTAGCGGAAGCCAAACAATCCGATACGCTCTCGGAGGGCGAAGATCTCTCGCCCGATGCCCGCCAGTATACCGAAACGCAAGATCGAGCGATTGTCGAGACGACGGAGAAAACCGAAGCGAATCACCCGTCCTGGTCTATCGATCGTGCGTCCGATGAAGTGCAGAACCCCAGCCAGACGACCGCTGGCGAGGATCGAGACGACTTCGATCCGCTCGACGAAACACTAAGACTACTAACCGACGCCCAGTAG
- a CDS encoding TrmH family RNA methyltransferase, which translates to MSSASNPIQILDSLNDPRLAPYCNLRNQPRGNLTGMDGQSTFIAEGRLVVDRLLESDYEIESLLLQAGSQQSLLDGIPNHIPVYSLPGDEIRSLVGFDFHRGVMACGYRKRLSSIEEFSERHVIPKVAVAMLGVTELENVGSILRSAAAFGIHAVLVDQLTADVYSRRVIRVSMATVFQHSFFQFDDVESQLRRLANDASFRIIATALGTDSIPINDFVHRDQPTILMVGNEAQGLSERVKKIATDRLTIPMMPGTDSLNVGVATAIFMHELTRQKS; encoded by the coding sequence ATGTCCTCCGCGTCCAATCCCATTCAGATTCTCGACTCCCTAAACGATCCACGGTTGGCACCTTATTGCAATCTACGCAATCAACCTCGTGGCAATTTGACGGGCATGGATGGTCAATCAACTTTCATCGCCGAAGGTCGATTGGTGGTGGACCGGTTGCTCGAGAGTGACTACGAAATTGAATCGCTGCTATTGCAAGCCGGATCGCAACAATCGTTACTCGATGGTATTCCCAATCACATTCCCGTTTACAGTTTGCCGGGCGACGAAATTCGCTCTTTGGTCGGATTTGATTTTCATCGCGGGGTCATGGCCTGCGGCTATCGAAAACGGCTAAGTTCGATCGAGGAATTTTCGGAGAGGCATGTCATTCCGAAGGTTGCCGTCGCGATGCTTGGGGTTACGGAGTTGGAGAATGTAGGAAGTATTCTACGGTCTGCGGCGGCATTTGGGATTCATGCTGTTCTTGTCGATCAGCTCACGGCTGACGTTTACTCACGGCGTGTTATTCGAGTCAGCATGGCGACGGTTTTTCAACACTCCTTTTTTCAATTCGACGATGTGGAATCACAGCTGCGACGATTGGCCAATGATGCGAGTTTCAGAATAATCGCCACAGCGCTTGGAACGGATTCGATTCCGATTAACGACTTTGTTCATCGCGACCAGCCGACGATTTTGATGGTCGGCAACGAAGCTCAGGGACTTAGCGAAAGGGTGAAAAAAATCGCGACCGATAGACTGACCATTCCGATGATGCCTGGAACGGACAGTCTAAATGTGGGGGTCGCAACCGCAATTTTTATGCACGAACTGACGCGGCAAAAAAGCTAA
- a CDS encoding retropepsin-like aspartic protease family protein: protein MPTSPFRAMLAIMVLVASILVSETCVAQPTETPEPSRSVRYSPEVVAKAEAILETAGLRRTGKSIASTETADLSRNITGLLRSQRDLHRLQQDWKAADDRLKANQNQLQLLNARIGELNLQLARIAGSSVSANNRIVGLIEATRAQIRATIIARDGLKTQSDAERTKVMAAETAYAETVLALRQDFEALHEKLSKSLQKRETQVSLQVMAANFETPSELTAEIILQSIDKRLQRIEQEIFRESIPLLVEPSGSLMITAVIGKEPVKMVVDSGASLVVLPAKTAAEIGVQVNSDAPELRLVIANGAVINARAVILPRMRIGNFEAEDVRAAVLEPEAVNAEPLLGMSFLGNFKFEINSSEKTISLLRVATP, encoded by the coding sequence ATTCTTGTTTCGGAAACGTGCGTTGCCCAGCCGACCGAGACGCCTGAGCCTTCGAGATCGGTCCGCTATAGTCCTGAGGTGGTTGCGAAGGCTGAGGCGATTTTAGAAACCGCGGGACTTCGGCGAACGGGCAAATCGATCGCTTCGACAGAGACCGCCGATCTCTCTCGAAACATTACCGGGCTTTTGAGGAGCCAGCGTGATTTGCATCGATTGCAACAAGATTGGAAAGCGGCCGACGATCGACTAAAAGCGAACCAGAATCAATTACAACTTCTCAACGCTCGAATCGGCGAATTGAATCTGCAACTCGCTCGGATTGCAGGGAGCAGCGTTTCGGCAAACAATCGCATTGTCGGTCTGATTGAGGCGACTCGGGCACAAATTCGGGCCACCATCATTGCCCGTGATGGGCTAAAAACACAATCGGACGCCGAACGCACGAAGGTGATGGCGGCGGAAACCGCCTATGCCGAAACCGTTTTGGCACTACGCCAGGATTTTGAAGCACTTCATGAAAAGTTGTCAAAGTCGCTGCAGAAACGGGAAACACAAGTTTCGCTTCAGGTCATGGCAGCCAACTTTGAAACGCCTTCCGAATTGACTGCCGAAATCATCTTGCAATCGATCGACAAACGCCTCCAACGGATTGAGCAAGAGATTTTTCGCGAATCCATCCCACTGTTGGTCGAACCGAGCGGGTCGTTAATGATCACGGCGGTAATCGGCAAAGAGCCCGTCAAGATGGTTGTCGATAGTGGTGCCAGTTTGGTGGTCTTGCCAGCCAAAACGGCGGCTGAAATTGGCGTCCAGGTCAATTCCGATGCTCCGGAGCTAAGACTTGTTATCGCTAATGGAGCTGTCATCAACGCTCGCGCTGTCATACTGCCGCGAATGCGCATTGGAAATTTTGAAGCCGAAGACGTTCGGGCGGCAGTACTAGAACCAGAAGCCGTCAACGCGGAACCGCTGCTGGGGATGAGTTTTCTCGGAAACTTCAAGTTCGAGATAAACTCTAGTGAGAAAACAATTTCACTGTTAAGAGTTGCGACTCCATAA
- a CDS encoding ABC transporter permease — MSDATTSIIDPPERIDPPERIAPPKRIDRWEPIDRWFGKVGDRLNPILVKETRQALKSRQFVVTFSILLFAAFAWTVAGSLSMMPQIYTTPSAPRLLIGYYFVLAIPMLMVVPLAAYRSLEGEIDDGTLELLAITALSPWQIVLGKLASATLQMMLYFVALFPCVAYAYNLRGVDLPTTLLMIGILLLTALVLTIIALFLAPLSRGRTGRIVTLLLLILILVLAEYGVGALVIGMIVYGSTMPTSELFFLVATAVLVSLSLSHLLLSATAAQLTPESENRSTTLRISMMFFSATLAGIIVYSAEALNRSGAEEVLACASIAAFGLWIAAGSMMAAESSVMTPRIRRELPQSFFARMMLTWLTPGPATGVVFATVNLVVWVCFVVLVLARLSNWQSPGAVADFQGIARQLVLLVAYAVGGLIGVRLIIFVVRINNHPRVEIGLAALVAVMVLSALVPYSIGMHLNDYRAFAYSRWQMTNWVWTLNEIRFGKVIGWFEVIMIGSVVGLAFLMCLLTMPQVVMPRRTATPEEVIEALRKK; from the coding sequence ATGAGCGATGCGACAACCTCAATCATCGATCCACCTGAACGAATCGACCCACCTGAACGAATCGCCCCACCTAAACGAATCGATCGTTGGGAACCAATCGACCGCTGGTTTGGAAAGGTTGGTGATCGATTGAATCCCATTTTGGTGAAAGAGACTCGGCAAGCTTTGAAAAGCCGACAATTCGTCGTCACCTTTTCCATTTTGTTGTTTGCTGCGTTTGCTTGGACCGTGGCTGGCAGCCTTTCGATGATGCCACAAATCTACACGACGCCGTCCGCCCCTCGACTTCTAATCGGCTACTACTTCGTGTTGGCGATTCCAATGTTGATGGTCGTCCCATTGGCCGCCTATCGATCACTTGAAGGAGAGATTGATGATGGAACGCTCGAGCTATTGGCGATCACGGCATTAAGCCCTTGGCAGATCGTGCTAGGGAAATTGGCTAGTGCAACGCTGCAAATGATGTTGTACTTTGTCGCACTCTTCCCTTGCGTGGCCTATGCCTACAATCTACGCGGCGTTGATTTGCCGACGACGTTATTGATGATTGGAATTTTATTGTTGACGGCTTTGGTGCTAACCATCATTGCGTTGTTCTTAGCACCACTTTCACGCGGGCGAACCGGGCGCATTGTGACGCTACTGCTGCTGATCCTTATTCTGGTCTTGGCCGAGTACGGCGTCGGTGCCTTGGTCATCGGTATGATTGTTTATGGCTCAACGATGCCTACATCGGAATTATTCTTTTTGGTTGCCACCGCCGTTCTGGTTTCGTTGTCACTAAGTCATCTGCTGTTGTCTGCAACGGCAGCCCAATTGACGCCAGAAAGCGAGAACCGTTCAACGACGTTGCGAATTTCAATGATGTTTTTTTCCGCAACGTTGGCAGGCATCATCGTCTATTCCGCCGAAGCTCTAAATCGTAGTGGGGCGGAAGAAGTGTTGGCATGTGCTTCCATTGCAGCGTTCGGGTTATGGATTGCGGCCGGCAGCATGATGGCTGCCGAATCGTCGGTGATGACACCGCGAATTCGACGCGAATTACCGCAGAGCTTTTTTGCCCGCATGATGCTAACCTGGCTGACCCCCGGGCCAGCGACGGGAGTGGTGTTTGCAACGGTCAATTTGGTCGTTTGGGTATGTTTTGTGGTACTGGTGCTTGCCCGCTTGTCGAATTGGCAGAGTCCCGGAGCGGTAGCCGATTTTCAGGGTATCGCACGACAGCTCGTCTTGTTGGTTGCGTATGCCGTCGGTGGTTTGATCGGTGTTCGGCTCATCATTTTTGTTGTTCGCATCAACAATCACCCACGCGTTGAGATCGGATTAGCGGCATTGGTCGCGGTGATGGTCCTATCGGCCCTCGTGCCCTATTCCATCGGCATGCACCTCAACGATTATCGCGCTTTCGCATATTCGCGTTGGCAAATGACCAATTGGGTTTGGACTTTAAATGAAATCCGCTTTGGAAAGGTGATTGGTTGGTTTGAAGTCATCATGATCGGCTCTGTCGTGGGGCTCGCATTTCTCATGTGTCTCTTGACGATGCCTCAAGTGGTCATGCCGCGTCGAACGGCGACGCCAGAGGAAGTGATCGAAGCACTCCGCAAAAAATAG